The Coccidioides posadasii str. Silveira chromosome 3, complete sequence genome contains a region encoding:
- a CDS encoding uncharacterized protein (EggNog:ENOG410PG8A~COG:I~TransMembrane:4 (i21-43o63-85i232-251o257-277i)): protein MAAKFVLRNVRAITMARRETFLDFFELIFLIMLSLINLTVMLLSRFIRSLPYVLYPYLHPVGLVTLVVTLFSQKFLQLTFLIGSYPRKFMLFRRLEQARTFEEWRDVAVALDDIFGLSAWRREPESTLYNYRNITERLDKLRRAKDIDDPRVVCNTIRTGLIRNMVNIAVPELYNKAFAGTKDLIESYAAQQVISLRYVMQLQTSPPHHTGFNTQAKLDFIRGARQGLGRSTLLFQGGSIFGACHIGVARALYREGLLPRVITGTATGAFVAALLCIRTDNELERFFEGEYLDIMAFEEPRAYHSLDWFHIFSHEDGYGWFQSLLRRIIRCLNEHYFRDHITLQNHVRAALRDITFEEAYSRTKRVLNITLAMSTIGGAPNLLNYITTPHVLIWSACLASNVSFAAEEEVTIWCKSETGKIVPWKPVDNLNLHSWHTFRCRSKESPLRRLPELLNVNHFIISQARPFIIPIFGEATHRPGAKVLARRWKIFRLLYTLSKVEIRCRLRQLDSFYCLPNLLRSILIEENIPGSCIVLLPQISVQDLTKVFNKPTRDTLKHWVLKGERGVWPSMSSLKVRCVLEVELERAFQELTKKLDNNLLTW from the exons ATGGCTGCAAAGTTCGTCCTCCGCA ATGTCAGAGCAATCACCATGGCTCGCCGCGAAACATTTCTAGATTTTTTCGAGCTAATTTTCCTCATAATGTTGTCCTTGATTAATTTAACGGTGATGCTCTTGTCGCGTTTTATACGCTCACTCCCTTATGTTCTTTACCCTTACCTTCACCCAGTTGGGTTGGTTACATTAGTTGTGACCCTATTTTCCCAGAAATTTCTGCAATTGACATTCCTGATCGGGAGCTATCCTCGAAAATTCATGCTCTTCCGCAGGCTTGAGCAAGCGAGGACATTTGAAGAGTGGCGAGACGTTGCGGTTGCTTTGGATGATATTTTTGGATTGAGTGCATG GCGCCGGGAGCCGGAAAGTACCTTGTATAATTATCGGAACATCACAGAACGACTGGATAAGCTACGCAGGGCAAAGGATATAGATGATCCTCGAGTAGTATGCAATACCATCCGGACAGGATTAATTCGGAACATGGTCAATATCGCGGTGCCAGAACTATACAATAAAGCTTTTGCGGGGACAAAGGACTTGATCGAAAGCTACGCAGCGCAACAAGTGATATCCCTGCGTTATGTGATGCAGCTACAGACAAGCCCACCACATCACACTGGCTTCAATACTCAAGCCAAGCTTGATTTTATACGTGGTGCAAGGCAAGGCTTGGGTAGGTCAACTTTGCTGTTTCAAGGAGGCTCTATCTTTGGCGCCTGTCACATCGGTGTTGCGAGGGCTCTTTATCGTGAAGGATTACTCCCTCGCGTGATAACTGGGACGGCCACAGGAGCTTTCGTCGCAGCTCTATTATGCATTAGAACGGACAATGAACTAGAGCGGTTCTTTGAGGGAGAGTATCTTGACATAATGGCTTTCGAAGAACCGAGAGCATATCATAGCCTCGACTGGTTCCATATATTTTCTCACGAAGACGGATATGGTTGGTTCCAGAGTCTCCTCCGCAGAATTATACGCTGCTTAAATGAGCACTACTTTCGGGATCACATCACATTGCAAAATCATGTGCGAGCTGCTTTAAGAGATATTACTTTTGAAGAAGCCTACAGCAGGACTAAACGTGTTCTGAATATAACTCTTGCAATGTCGACAATAGGAGGCGCTCCAAATCTTCTAAATTACATCACGACGCCCCATGTG CTCATCTGGTCCGCTTGTTTGGCTTCCAATGTGTCCTTTGCTGCCGAGGAAGAAGTCACAATCTGGTGTAAAAGCGAGACAGGGAAGATCGTGCCATGGAAACCAGTTGATAATCTCAATCTTCATTCGTGGCATACGTTCCGTTGTCGTTCTAAGGAATCGCCTCTGCGCCGCCTACCGGAGCTTCTGAATGTCAATCATTTCATTATTTCACAAGCGCGACCCTTCATTATTCCTATTTTTGGTGAGGCCACTCATCGTCCTGGCGCCAAAGTTCTGGCTAGAAGGTGGAAGATATTCCGCCTTCTATATACGCTTTCAAAGGTGGAGATCCGCTGCCGCCTGAGACAACTAGATAGCTTTTATTGCTTGCCTAATTTGCTCCGTTCAATCCTTATTGAAGAGAACATTCCAGGTTCATGCATTGTGCTTTTACCACAGATTTCGGTTCAGGATTTGACAAAGGTCTTTAATAAACCAACTAGGGATACCCTTAAACACTGGGTCTTGAAGGGAGAACGGGGGGTGTGGCCGTCAATGAGTTCGTTGAAAGTTCGCTGTGTGCTTGAAGTGGAGCTAGAAAGAGCTTTTCAAGAATTGACGAAGAAACTGGATAACAATTTGCTCACCTGGTAG
- a CDS encoding uncharacterized protein (EggNog:ENOG410PMZ0~COG:S~BUSCO:8350at33183) translates to MASQLAMIEETIVGLKRALARERLGQDAYDEPITQPTNRGNKTRLNSKYVHEGALGIMNGQDYYRMKVDHAGYTRHILQYNPPRYDFEGDELDDDDSDATADAEAAEENPYSGIALETLLAPIRHPSELPDHPSMAEPYKNKAILHMVNLIDKRLRQERYALWQAKKVHRQLLGDAPWIPCGAVEKPQDRAVFEPAFLLPPDLQPLVTNVPEYTTSSIRRSSEARPTTLEQNPPEVVELNSRASVENVSAPNAPSGLDTEMVDAPVDEDKITDAQMEDVSLQTDNAGKNVAEQQKGSGPEHRESHAELMLEKQSNKDPDGAGFNSASEDNVKEKEESVQQDTSKTGMEADNELDGSAIDGDELPEPPRRMTTRAQANQLPQPSDASRATSPKSFGEATDATDVEDDDAVPHPLYEFPSIKIDRNCGLAPFEAEEARHLLWAYIQKQSETVRLFADILEMLRKAYRLKEDVFEWCKAEGHVGEMSDGEDWYDKEKWGLPEGEDLKKGADEEEAEVEEGRATGKRGRRRG, encoded by the exons ATGGCTTCCCAACTAGCTATGATCGAGGAGACGATTGTTGGTTTAAAGAGAGCCCTCGCTCGAGAGAGATTAG GCCAGGATGCGTACGACGAGCCAATCACTCAGCCAACAAATCGCGGCAATAAAACCAGACTGAATTCTAAATACGTCCATGAAGGCGCACTTGGAATCATGAACGGCCAGGATTATTACCGAATG AAAGTTGACCACGCAGGATACACGCGACATATCTTGCAATACAACCCTCCGCGATATGATTTTGAAGGTGATGAgcttgatgatgatgattcTGATGCGACAGCCGACGCAGAAGCCGCAGAGGAGAATCCATATTCTGGCATAGCTCTTGAGA CCCTCCTTGCTCCAATAAGACACCCTTCAGAACTTCCGGACCATCCGTCGATGGCAGAACCCTACAAGAACAAGGCCATATTACACATGGTTAATCTCATAGATAAAAGGCTGAGACAGGAGCGATATGCGCTCTGGCAGGCGAAAAAGGTTCACCGACAATTACTGGGGGATGCTCCTTGGATTCCTTGCGGAGCCGTAGAGAAACCCCAAGATAGAGCAGTTTTTGAACCCGCGTTCCTCCTACCACCAGATCTCCAGCCGCTCGTCACCAATGTCCCCGAATACACCACATCTTCCATTCGCCGTTCCTCCGAAGCCCGACCCACTACTCTAGAGCAGAATCCTCCAGAGGTTGTCGAACTAAATTCCCGTGCGTCCGTTGAAAACGTTTCCGCTCCGAATGCACCATCTGGCCTAGATACCGAAATGGTGGATGCCCCGGTTGACGAGGACAAAATCACGGATGCTCAAATGGAGGATGTCTCCCTGCAGACAGACAATGCTGGTAAGAACGTAGCGGAACAACAGAAGGGGTCGGGACCAGAACACAGGGAAAGCCACGCCGAATTGATGCTAGAAAAGCAAAGTAACAAAGACCCAGATGGTGCAGGATTCAATTCAGCAAGCGAGGACAACgtaaaagaaaaggaagaatcTGTGCAACAGGACACCTCGAAAACTGGAATGGAGGCTGATAACGAGCTCGACGGGAGCGCCATTGATGGCGACGAGTTACCCGAACCTCCACGCCGAATGACTACGCGTGCACAGGCAAATCAACTGCCCCAGCCGTCAGATGCAAGTCGAGCCACATCACCAAAGTCTTTCGGGGAAGCAACAGATGCTACCGATGTTGAAGACGACGATGCAGTACCTCACCCACTATACGAATTCCCATCTATAAAAATAGACCGCAACTGCGGCCTTGCACCATTCGAAGCGGAAGAAGCACGTCATTTACTCTGGGCCTATATTCAGAAACAGAGTGAGACAGTCCGCTTGTTCGCGGACATTTTAGAGATGCTGCGTAAAGCATACCGACTGAAGGAAGACGTGTTCGAATGGTGTAAGGCAGAGGGCCATGTCGGCGAAATGAGCGATGGGGAGGATTGGTATGACAAAGAGAAGTGGGGGTTGCCGGAGGGGGAGGACTTAAAAAAGGGTGCCGATGAAGAGGAGGcggaggtggaggagggCCGTGCAACAGGCAAGAGAGGACGACGGAGGGGGTAA
- the OPI3 gene encoding Phosphatidyl-N-methylethanolamine N-methyltransferase (EggNog:ENOG410PNCF~COG:I~TransMembrane:5 (o15-33i45-66o88-109i121-141o153-173i)~BUSCO:13323at33183) — protein MPSLTDFVDFNQPSFKVAAAAIAFNPIFWNVVARQEYRNHFLTRIFGSPYYGCYFLAVVIFSLGIFRDNLYNEALKDQPYFAPVHQPYVAYGLFAVGNTLVVSSMWALGLTGTYLGDYFGILMDAPVTGFPFNVSGAPMYWGSTMSFLAVALYYGKVAGLVLTAEVFIVYWLALKWEDPFTAEIYAKRDRDRAKSGKNSKRA, from the exons ATGCCATCCTTGACGGATTTTGTCGATTTCAACCAGCCTAGCTTCAAAG TTGCTGCGGCTGCCATTGCTTTTAATCCAATTTTCTGGAA TGTGGTTGCTCGACAAG AATACCGAAACCACTTCTTAACTCGCATCTTTGGTAGTCCCTATTATGGCTGCTATTTCCTTGCTGTAGTCATTTTCTCGCTAGGGATATTCCGTGATAATCTCTACAATGAAGCCCTCAAGGATCAACCATATTTTGCGCCTGTCCACCAACCTTACGTTGCCTACGGCCTTTTTGCCGTGGGAAATACCCTGGTAGTTTCCAGCATGTGGGCATTGGGCCTTACCGGGACCTATCTAGGTGACTACTTCGGGATTTTGATGGACGCGCCTGTCACTGGGTTTCCGTTCAACGTTTCAGGCGCACCGATGTATTGGGGCAGCACCATGAGCTTTTTAGCTGTCGCGCTCTACTATGGGAAGGTGGCAGGACTCGTGTTAACCGCGGAAGTGTTTATTGTGTATTGGTTGGCCCTGAAATGGGAGGA CCCTTTCACAGCCGAAATTTACGCGAAGCGCGATCGAGACAGGGCAAAGTCCGGGAAAAACAGCAAGCGGGCTTAG
- the MDM1 gene encoding Intermediate filament protein (EggNog:ENOG410PI8W~COG:D,U,Z~TransMembrane:3 (i7-26o32-55i256-275o)~BUSCO:972at33183), whose protein sequence is MALGRRDILIASFGGLLAWGLLVEWLPVLRFLGYSFAFGAALTALTIGALVVLTVRDGFDHRARPVSLAGTSIAFLSPQNWEEHCGSYRVDVKYQPEPLYPQSFIVSAALDELLQFAIRDFIRSWYGNISSNLKFANEIDRAIRTAIHNLRARLESEDLVEILVSRIVPILTAHFKEFDKAERAVRGKNLTHNVTESEELDIAIASRYRDGNLHPATSPSFPDKNNAQQNHLRKIVVSLLPGLVPSTLLDSRAVSILIREIIACAILFPLMDLLADPDSWNQLVEAYGQATIQDRKTVRKLRAALDQHASAIPRSKRSQQFPKLAPNDSERDFERFVRAIRRCNNLSDARKFRSHIASQLKRENMIDGQDQVYLRRLETGKRVLDQKVAKLSALGGHSSPQVNADLRYSYISKPHEVSLVDIMHNASGLSYFMEYMDRHRLMSLVQFWIVVDGFRNPLEDDFGDDTPTRSVTWTATDRNDMILISENHLSKPELRVPEESRKAVKEFISAGKRATPEQYRRARTAILTTQSMVLEEMQNKYYPGFQKSDLYYKYLASDEAATVSSAPLERKVLNRSPASDMFPAALQRTGSQSSCQSRDMRKPFPANEAPKLSLLTDALPTERRSLLDSPRAPLFSDEIEPDPMESSTYSPGQGSHNGDGEMQDSRIIANMEAALNDIMSNEPHEIKPEESKSGFGSPFSLPYPVRDGDSARSSFDSTRPHGNLPEKPKPSIASLGLVNTSSRIGVFTDDDLFPDQKKFIEDEYADEVMDETQSPEDEIHEAAPGDLGLTEAISALSADIEKLMSQEAIVGALTRKAELTNNTAELRILGKSRSSLQREIRRKEMQRQQYILQESDNSLYGRSTVQIKSIIVGKEEDGREYALYLIEVTRKAGEQMPAASWAVPRRYSEFHELHHQLRTRYPAVRPLEFPRRRVVMKLQKDFLHKRRLGLEAYLQQLLLLPDVCRSRELRAFLSQRAILPATHSSGTPREGEGRDLVTRIYNSVTDSVDDILGSIPVFDQLSAAGQNLISAATTQRSFTPQPGLITPEDSLTAAEAEAELSAFEDRELEPFVKPICDIFLEIFELNKGNNWLRGRAVVVVLHQLLGGTIERKIRDNAKSLVQDTALLRYISLIKDTMWPGGKLRENKPRTLAEKMKSRTDASVVLATLIPDLAGSVVGRANAQAAARRIFATTNNRRLNLHLAYEILDEIVEVLLGSGR, encoded by the exons ATGGCCTTAGGTCGCCGCGATATACTCATCGCTAGCTTTGGTGGCCTCCTTGCTTGGGGTCTGCTCGTTGAATGGCTACCTGTCCTTCGATTTCTCGGATATTCCTTTGCTTTCGGAGCTGCTCTCACGGCTCTTACTATTGGAGCCCTGGTTGTACTCACCGTTCGTGATGGGTTCGACCATCGAGCAAGGCCGGTCAGCCTGGCTGGCACGTCCATTGCCTTTCTTTCCCCTCAGAACTGGGAGGAGCACTGCGGGAGCTACCGAGTCGATGTGAAATATCAGCCGGAGCCGCTCTACCCACAGTCATTCATCGTCTCCGCTGCTCTCGATGAGCTACTCCAGTTCGCCATAAGAGACTTCATCCGGTCATGGTATGGAAATATTAGCAGCAATCTCAAATTTGCGAACGAGATTGATCGTGCAATAAGAACGGCGATTCACAATCTGCGGGCGAGACTGGAAAGTGAAGATCTCGTGGAAATTTTGGTGTCTCGAATTGTACCCATCTTGACTGCGCATTTTAAAGAATTCGATAAGGCCGAGAGAGCCGTGAGAGGGAAGAATCTTACGCATAATGTCACGGAGTCTGAAGAGCTAGATATCGCTATTGCATCCAGGTACAGAGATGGCAATCTACACCCCGCCACGTCACCCTCCTTTCCCGATAAAAATAATGCTCAGCAAAATCACCTGCGGAAAATCGTTGTCTCTCTACTTCCTGGTTTGGTACCGTCAACTTTACTCGATAGCCGGGCAGTATCAATATTGATCAGGGAAATTATAGCTTGCGCCATTCTCTTCCCTTTGATGGACCTCCTAGCCGACCCGGATTCATGGAACCAGCTTGTGGAGGCCTATGGCCAAGCAACCATTCAGGACCGAAAGACTGTTCGAAAGCTTCGCGCCGCTCTGGATCAGCATGCCTCTGCGATTCCGAGGTCAAAGCGGTCGCAGCAATTTCCTAAGCTTGCCCCCAACGATTCAGAAAGGGACTTTGAACGTTTCGTGAGAGCTATACGACGATGTAACAATTTGTCCGACGCTAGAAAATTTAGGAGTCACATAGCGAGTCAATTGAAACGTGAAAATATGATCGACGGTCAGGACCAAGTTTATTTAAGACGCCTTGAGACGGGGAAAAGAGTGCTTGATCAGAAAGTTGCAAAACTCTCAGCGCTTGGCGGCCACTCTAGCCCCCAGGTCAACGCCGACCTACGTTACAGCTACATATCTAAACCGCACGAAGTTTCTTTGGTGGATATTATGCATAATGCCTCGGGTCTGTCGTACTTTATGGAATACATGGATCGGCACCGTCTTATGTCCTTAGTACAGTTCTGGATCGTTGTTGATGGATTTAGGAATCCCTTAGAGGATGATTTTGGAGATGATACCCCGACAAGATCCGTCACTTGGACGGCAACGGACCGAAATGACATGATACTGATCAGCGAAAACCATTTATCAAAGCCCGAACTTCGTGTCCCCGAAGAGTCACGAAAAGCCGTCAAGGAGTTTATTAGCGCCGGCAAACGGGCCACCCCCGAACAATACCGTAGGGCTAGAACAGCAATACTAACTACGCAGTCAATGGTGTTGGAAGAAATGCAAAACAAATACTATCCGGGATTCCAGAAATCGGATCTGTATTACAAATACTTAGCCTCTGATGAGGCAGCTACAGTTTCCTCTGCTCCGTTAGAGAGAAAGGTGCTGAACCGGTCGCCAGCATCCGATATGTTTCCTGCCGCATTACAAAGAACTGGTTCTCAGTCCAGCTGTCAATCCCGCGACATGCGAAAACCCTTTCCCGCCAATGAAGCACCTAAATTGTCCCTTTTAACTGATGCCTTGCCGACAGAGAGGCGGTCCTTGTTGGACTCGCCTCGCGCACCTTTATTTAGTGATGAAATAGAGCCTGACCCAATGGAGTCGTCGACATACAGCCCCGGCCAGGGATCTCACAATGGAGATGGAGAGATGCAAGATAGTCGCATAATAGCGAATATGGAAGCTGCATTAAACGACATAATGAGCAATGAGCCTCATGAAATCAAACCGGAAGAGTCAAAAAGCGGCTTTGGATCACCATTCTCGTTGCCGTACCCTGTCAGAGATGGAGATTCCGCGAGAAGTTCTTTTGACTCGACTCGCCCACATGGGAACCTTCCAGAGAAGCCGAAACCCAGTATAGCTTCATTGGGTCTTGTTAATACTTCTTCCCGAATTGGTGTTTTCACAGATGACGATCTATTTCCAGACCAAAAAAAATTCATTGAAGACGAGTATGCAGATGAGGTCATGGACGAAACTCAATCACCTGAAGATGAGATACATGAAGCTGCTCCGGGTGACCTTGGTTTGACGGAAGCTATTTCTGCTCTAAGTGCGGATATAGAAAAACTCATGTCACAAGAAGCAATCGTCGGCGCTTTGACTCGAAAAGCTGAGTTGACGAACAATACCGCAGAGTTGCGAATATTGGGAAAGTCCAGGTCCAGTTTACAACGAGAGATACGTCGAAAGGAGATGCAAAGACAACAGTATATCTTACAGGAGAGTGACAACAGCCTTTACGGCCGCTCTACGGTCCAGATCAAGTCTATTATAGTTGGCAAAGAGGAAGATGGCCGTGAATACGCTCTCT ATCTCATCGAGGTAACTCGCAAAGCTGGCGAACAAATGCCAGCTGCTTCGTGGGCTGTTCCCCGTCGATATAGCGAATTTCACGAACTCCATCACCAACTTCGAACACGATACCCGGCTGTCCGACCTCTCGAGTTTCCACGCAGAAGGGTGGTAATGAAACTTCAAAAAGACTTCTTACATAAACGCCGTTTAGGTCTTGAAGCCTATCTGCAACAGCTTCTACTCCTCCCGGACGTCTGTCGAAGTAGAGAACTTCGTGCGTTCTTATCCCAGCGTGCAATCCTCCCTGCCACTCATTCTTCCGGCACTCCACGGGAAGGCGAGGGCCGCGACCTTGTGACCCGTATCTACAACTCCGTTACCGATTCTGTGGACGATATTCTTGGTAGTATACCCGTCTTTGACCAACTATCTGCCGCCGGACAAAACCTCATATCCGCCGCAACGACCCAGCGTAGCTTCACCCCACAACCGGGGCTTATCACCCCCGAAGATAGCCTTACAGCGGCCGAAGCCGAAGCTGAACTCAGTGCGTTCGAAGATCGCGAGCTCGAGCCCTTCGTCAAACCAATTTGTGACATTTTCCTCGAAATCTTCGAACTCAACAAAGGAAACAATTGGCTACGAGGCCGCGCCGTAGTCGTGGTCCTGCACCAGCTCCTTGGTGGCACCATCGAGCGGAAGATTCGCGACAACGCCAAATCCCTAGTGCAAGATACTGCGTTGCTCCGCTACATCTCCTTGATCAAGGACACAATGTGGCCTGGTGGAAAGCTCCGTGAAAACAAGCCACGCACCCTTGCGGAGAAGATGAAAAGCCGTACCGACGCCAGTGTGGTGTTAGCAACACTCATTCCGGATTTGGCAGGGAGTGTTGTGGGTAGAGCTAATGCCCAGGCGGCTGCGAGGAGAATATTTGCCACGACGAACAATCGAAGATTAAATCTGCACCTAGCGTACGAGATCCTAGATGAGATCGTTGAGGTGTTGCTTGGAAGCGGGAGATGA
- a CDS encoding uncharacterized protein (EggNog:ENOG410PNFK~COG:S), which produces MSEPLTKVDSAVAGLSTSPSEGKKASKRVTQDNGVMNINDLEKEGIELQIAPETQKLNWKLNTSPASLDEKDTLKKLLTTPPVKKIDLHFPLGLQVTARNLKGVTIKDALDAIYKQFKKKACVVHQSFADDELDNPILAGFEWDKEESWTRLIVHQKKEGAPVSKKAKRKGEA; this is translated from the exons ATGTCCGAACCACTCACCAAGGTCGACTCTGCCGTTGCAGGTCTCTCAACCTCCCCATCAGAGGGCAAAAAGGCCTCAAAACGTGTCACACAGGACAACGGTGTCATGAACATTAACGACCTAG AGAAGGAAGGAATTGAACTACAAATTGCACCAGAGACTCAGAAGTTAAACTG GAAACTCAACACGTCACCTGCAAGCCTGGATGAGAAAGACACTCTCAAGAAGCTCCTCACAACGCCTCCTGTTAAGAAAATTGACCTTCACTTCCCTCTCGGACTCCAAGTCACTGCCCGAAATCTAAAAGGTGTTACAATCAAAGATGCCTTGGACGCGATATACAAGCAATTTAAGAAGAAGGCATGTGTTGTGCACCAATCTTTT GCAGATGATGAGCTTGACAATCCCATCCTCGCTGGTTTCGAGTGGGATAAGGAAGAATCCTGGACAAGATTGATCGTACATCAGAAGAAGGAAGGCGCTCCGGTAAGCAAAAAGGCAAAGAGGAAGGGCGAAGCCTAG
- a CDS encoding uncharacterized protein (EggNog:ENOG410PNFK~COG:S~BUSCO:15673at33183), which translates to MSEPLTKVDSAVAGLSTSPSEGKKASKRVTQDNGVMNINDLEKEGIELQIAPETQKLNWKLNTSPASLDEKDTLKKLLTTPPVKKIDLHFPLGLQVTARNLKGVTIKDALDAIYKQFKKKACVVHQSFV; encoded by the exons ATGTCCGAACCACTCACCAAGGTCGACTCTGCCGTTGCAGGTCTCTCAACCTCCCCATCAGAGGGCAAAAAGGCCTCAAAACGTGTCACACAGGACAACGGTGTCATGAACATTAACGACCTAG AGAAGGAAGGAATTGAACTACAAATTGCACCAGAGACTCAGAAGTTAAACTG GAAACTCAACACGTCACCTGCAAGCCTGGATGAGAAAGACACTCTCAAGAAGCTCCTCACAACGCCTCCTGTTAAGAAAATTGACCTTCACTTCCCTCTCGGACTCCAAGTCACTGCCCGAAATCTAAAAGGTGTTACAATCAAAGATGCCTTGGACGCGATATACAAGCAATTTAAGAAGAAGGCATGTGTTGTGCACCAATCTTTTGTATAA
- a CDS encoding uncharacterized protein (EggNog:ENOG410PFM7~COG:C) — translation MAATNLPAFLQESIKSTKVDYRKLGRSGLKVSVPILGAMSFGSTSWAPWVIEEDKALPLLKAAYDRGLNTWDTANVYSNGISEEIIAKAIEKYSIPREKLVIMTKCWAVVSEHDNVMAFGQNKVYARSKDYVNQLGLSRQAIFSAANASLKRLKTDYIDLLQIHRFDDETPIEETMEALHDLVKSGKVRYIGASSMCTYQFAMMQFCAEKRGWTKFISMQNKYNLLYREEEREMNRFCRETGVGLIPWSPLERGFLARPPSVEPVTPRAELYLKTNNLTEEDLEIIRRVEEISKKKGRKMSEIAIAWIKSRVTSPIIGFSSIERIDEALTAREVSLTEEEEKYLEEPYRPKKVVGHS, via the exons ATGGCCGCAACAAATCTCCCCGCATTCCTTCAGGAATCCATCAAGTCCACCAAGGTTGATTATCGAAAATTGGGTCGTAGCGGCTTGAAAGTTTCCGTCCCAATCCTTGGAGCTATGAGTTTCGGCTCGACCTCATGGGCTCCATGGGTGATCGAGGAAGACAAG GCCCTTCCTCTCTTGAAAGCTGCGTACGACAGGGGTTTAAATACT TGGGATACGGCCAATGTGTATTCAAATGGCATCTCAGAAGAAATTATCGCCAAAGCCATTGAAAAGTACAGCATTCCCCGCGAAAAACTGGTGATCATGACCAAATGCTGGGCCGTTGTCAGCGAGCACGACAATGTTATGGCATTTGGACAAAACAAGGTGTATGCTCGTAGCAAAGATTATGTCAATCAACTTG GGCTCTCGCGCCAGGCAATTTTCTCTGCAGCGAACGCCTCTTTGAAGAGGCTCAAGACGGATTATATCGATCTGCTCCAGATTCATCGATTCGACGATGAAACTCCTATTGAAGAGACCATGGAGGCACTCCACGATTTGGTGAAATCAGGAAAGGTCCGATACATTGGGGCAAGCTCGATGTGCACATATCAATTTGCGATGATGCAATTCTGTGCGGAGAAGCGCGGCTGGACCAAATTCATTTCCATGCAAAACAAGTACAATCTCCTATACCGAGAAGAAGAGCGGGAAATGAACAGATTCTGCAGGGAAACAGGTGTAGGACTCATTCCG TGGTCTCCGCTGGAACGAGGTTTCCTTGCCCGCCCGCCTTCCGTCGAACCTGTCACGCCTCGAGCTGAGTTGTACCTAAAGACTAACAATCTTACCGAGGAGGACCTTGAAATTATCCGCAGAGTGGAAGAGATCTCCAAGAAGAAAGGGAGGAAAATGAGTGAGATCGCTATAGCTTGGATTAAGAGTAGGGTCACCAGTCCTATCATCGGATTCAGCTCTATTGAACGGATTGATGAGGCTTTAACAGCAAGAGAAGTGAGTTTGAcagaggaggaagagaaatATTTGGAAGAGCCGTACAGGCCCAAAAAGGTAGTCGGTCATTCTTAG